In a single window of the Lacerta agilis isolate rLacAgi1 chromosome 15, rLacAgi1.pri, whole genome shotgun sequence genome:
- the LOC117060356 gene encoding ribonuclease pancreatic-like, with translation MASRITPLLGLFLLAISTTSVSHAQSPKAFQRKHVTFLDHIDHNQCNSEMRNKQISLTDSECKRLNTFIHAPEQAVNQACTAGEPYVIRNQEYKKSPKKFRITNCRLSQGHGNDCEYVAEASSLRYIVVACDQNGRPVHLERTLTDAAAGKPDDKQPSLNPTKKPSNSASAAYMETI, from the exons ATGGCTTCAAGAATCACGCCTCTGCTGGGCCTGTTCCTCCTTGCCATCTCCACCACCAGCGTCTCCCATGCTCAAAGCCCAAAGGCCTTCCAGAGGAAGCACGTCACATTCCTGGATCACATAGACCACAACCAATGCAACAGTGAGATGCGGAACAAGCAGATCTCTCTGACCGACAGCGAGTGCAAGCGGCTCAACACTTTCATCCACGCTCCTGAGCAAGCCGTCAACCAGGCGTGCACGGCGGGGGAACCATACGTGATCCGGAACCAGGAATACAAAAAGAGCCCCAAAAAGTTCCGTATCACAAACTGCAGGCTCTCTCAGGGACACGGGAACGACTGCGAATATGTGGCAGAAGCCAGCAGCTTGAGATACATTGTTGTGGCTTGCGACCAAAACGGCCGGCCGGTCCATCTGGAGAGGACGCTCACCGATGCAGCAGCCGGAAAGCCGGACGACAAGCAGCCGAGTTTGAACCCAACCAAGAAACCGTCTAATTCTGCAAGT GCCGCCTACATGGAGACGATTTAA